The following proteins come from a genomic window of Pyxidicoccus sp. MSG2:
- a CDS encoding HPr family phosphocarrier protein, translating to MATVAEGTYEIINALGLHARAAAQMVKVANRFKSEVTLEAQGQRANAKSIMGVLMLAAAQGTQVKVTCKGDDADACLLELAKLIGDRFGEAQ from the coding sequence ATGGCAACCGTGGCCGAAGGGACATACGAGATCATCAACGCGCTGGGGCTGCACGCCCGGGCAGCGGCGCAGATGGTCAAGGTGGCCAACCGCTTCAAGAGCGAGGTCACCCTCGAGGCCCAGGGCCAGCGGGCCAATGCCAAGTCCATCATGGGGGTGCTGATGCTCGCGGCGGCCCAGGGGACCCAGGTGAAGGTGACGTGCAAAGGTGATGATGCCGACGCCTGCCTCCTGGAATTGGCAAAACTCATCGGGGACCGTTTCGGCGAGGCCCAGTGA
- a CDS encoding ABC transporter substrate-binding protein: MNARFRTVTFLAALALAVPALAAPKDDAVAKPVKTVVQSVRYERDAAALKLFGSEEQGKFLLGDAWAKGTDAQRKEFVELFQGLFAGIAFPRVRENFKNLDSITYEPAEVKGNEATVASTIFIKHPLKTQEMKLKYRLTKDAAAWKVVDVTVLGSSMLQDIRDSQVQPLLTQGGWDLLLTRMRTELAKVKKK; this comes from the coding sequence ATGAACGCCCGCTTCCGTACCGTCACCTTCCTGGCCGCCCTGGCCCTTGCCGTCCCCGCGCTCGCCGCGCCGAAGGACGACGCCGTCGCCAAGCCCGTCAAGACGGTGGTCCAGTCCGTGCGCTACGAGCGCGACGCGGCCGCCCTCAAGCTCTTCGGCAGCGAGGAGCAGGGGAAGTTCCTGCTCGGCGACGCCTGGGCCAAGGGCACGGACGCCCAGCGCAAGGAGTTCGTGGAGCTGTTCCAGGGCCTCTTCGCGGGCATCGCCTTCCCCCGCGTGCGGGAGAACTTCAAGAACCTGGACTCCATCACCTACGAGCCCGCCGAGGTGAAGGGCAACGAGGCGACCGTCGCCTCCACCATCTTCATCAAGCACCCGCTGAAGACGCAGGAGATGAAGCTGAAGTACCGCCTGACGAAGGACGCCGCCGCGTGGAAGGTGGTGGACGTGACGGTGCTCGGCTCCTCCATGCTCCAGGACATCCGTGACTCGCAGGTGCAGCCGCTGCTCACCCAGGGTGGGTGGGACCTGTTGCTGACGCGCATGCGCACCGAGCTGGCGAAGGTGAAGAAGAAGTAG
- a CDS encoding MgtC/SapB family protein codes for MDETTIALRLALAALLGGVLGLEREVRGQDAGLRTHILVSLGSCCFTLASVFIEVVLGAGAPEGTRGDIGRIASQVVVGIGFLGAGVILRHGGQVRGLTTAANLWLTASVGLAAGLGFFTAAATTMAIAMLCLVGLRPLERAIHHYRSRRGLKADKDIAASIHPESPPLDGE; via the coding sequence GTGGACGAGACGACCATCGCCCTGAGGCTGGCCCTGGCGGCGCTGCTCGGCGGCGTGCTGGGCCTGGAGCGTGAGGTGCGCGGTCAGGACGCCGGCCTGCGCACCCACATCCTCGTGTCCCTGGGCTCGTGCTGCTTCACGCTCGCCAGCGTCTTCATCGAGGTGGTGCTCGGCGCGGGCGCCCCCGAGGGCACGCGGGGTGACATCGGCCGCATCGCCAGCCAGGTGGTGGTGGGCATCGGCTTCCTGGGCGCGGGCGTCATCCTGCGCCACGGCGGGCAGGTGAGGGGGCTGACGACGGCGGCCAACCTGTGGCTCACCGCCTCCGTGGGCCTGGCCGCGGGGCTGGGCTTCTTCACGGCGGCGGCCACCACCATGGCCATCGCCATGCTGTGCCTGGTGGGCCTGCGCCCCCTGGAGCGCGCCATCCACCACTACCGCTCCCGGCGCGGGCTGAAGGCGGACAAGGACATCGCCGCCTCCATCCACCCCGAGTCCCCGCCCCTCGACGGGGAATGA
- a CDS encoding MXAN_6521/LA_1396 family lipoprotein — MNTKRLLPVLGLGLLSACSTVKSHRVRPDYEQVDKQQVKRLVVVTQPLPNGIPAVGELWSLLARQWVNQNRDFIVKSNLALQDRPGDTSFKGLCVEGVEGVLWLDPSITLKGKDDGAEASVKARLTRCRDGEEVWAAEAGGSWGSKDEDYEQRVAQYVEELGEEVRPYVVPSAKLLRATLDTLPNPQLNDADKDEKIELGE; from the coding sequence ATGAACACGAAGCGACTGTTGCCCGTGCTCGGGCTGGGCCTGCTGTCCGCGTGCTCCACGGTGAAGAGCCATCGGGTGCGCCCCGACTACGAGCAGGTGGACAAGCAGCAGGTGAAGCGGCTGGTGGTGGTGACGCAGCCGCTGCCGAACGGCATCCCCGCGGTGGGCGAGCTGTGGAGCCTGCTGGCCCGCCAGTGGGTGAACCAGAACCGGGACTTCATCGTGAAGTCCAACCTGGCGCTGCAGGACCGGCCCGGGGACACGTCCTTCAAGGGCCTGTGCGTGGAGGGCGTGGAGGGCGTGCTCTGGCTGGACCCGAGCATCACGCTCAAGGGCAAGGACGACGGCGCGGAGGCCTCGGTCAAGGCGCGGCTGACGCGCTGCCGCGACGGCGAAGAGGTCTGGGCCGCCGAGGCCGGCGGGAGCTGGGGCTCCAAGGACGAGGACTACGAGCAGCGCGTGGCCCAGTACGTCGAGGAATTGGGCGAAGAGGTGCGCCCCTACGTGGTGCCCTCCGCGAAGCTGCTGAGGGCCACGCTGGACACGCTGCCCAATCCCCAACTGAACGACGCGGACAAGGACGAGAAGATAGAGCTGGGTGAGTAG
- a CDS encoding site-specific recombinase: MTAPAPVQPTPVRSTGPSAREVDAFCVQYAPRAPGNPAVRDLYRLLCDVPEGGLEARLEWVERWMLWLHERIPAHALVDADEPPLSAADSRLTLMVRVMEGESAMRAAVTRLVSAVCDGSRGLKLFAQVGLPAGQGFFSEASDRLARSLLPAPPEPGKLSELLLRLFPVPADADWLASLSPALLAKLASLVGDARPPEPVPAARVRADMLDALLLLAVQTAGLGTAEDVRDRSPETSFRGSPFLRLRLVCDAVLARDAAQDTLKDLSTCVADCRQVVSSVSRHLEEAGVSVDLVYRLERIRRSLERMEAIARVLGAPRGEPRWREAMTLLVDLLRRAHADRSVMELAKRNVRMLARKIIERAGHSGEHYITSTRTEFHAMVHSAAGGGLVTAVAVAMKLVLSGLALAPFFLALGTGLNYALGFVLIQVLGFTLATKQPSVTAATLAGAVGEGARGERLASLVELIPRITRSQLAAFAGNLGVVAPAALALALVYQGVTGHTFLTPAKAHAMVASMHPWKSGTLVFAALTGVLLWLSSVAGGWLENFVVYRRLPEALAHHRVLRRLLGEAGASRLASGFQHAASGLGGNVTLGFLLALVPVVGKFFGVTLDVRHVTFVLGSLALAGGTLGAGAVLQPDFLAALAGMALTGLLNFTVSFSLALGVALRARDVPTREALPFLRAVAAHLVKAPRSFLLPPRDTAPDVLRVSAPPSP, translated from the coding sequence ATGACCGCCCCCGCCCCCGTCCAGCCCACACCTGTCCGCAGCACCGGCCCGTCCGCCCGCGAGGTGGACGCCTTCTGCGTGCAGTACGCCCCCCGCGCTCCGGGCAACCCCGCCGTCCGGGACCTGTACCGGCTCCTGTGCGACGTGCCCGAAGGTGGGCTGGAGGCACGGCTGGAGTGGGTGGAGCGGTGGATGTTGTGGCTGCACGAGCGCATCCCCGCCCATGCCCTGGTGGACGCCGACGAGCCCCCGCTGTCCGCCGCCGACAGCCGCCTCACGCTGATGGTGCGGGTGATGGAGGGCGAGAGCGCGATGCGCGCCGCCGTCACCCGGCTGGTGTCCGCGGTGTGCGACGGCAGCCGCGGGCTGAAGCTCTTCGCGCAGGTGGGACTGCCCGCGGGCCAGGGCTTCTTCTCCGAGGCCTCGGACCGGCTGGCGCGATCACTCCTACCCGCGCCCCCCGAGCCGGGAAAGCTGTCCGAATTGCTCCTGCGGCTGTTCCCCGTGCCCGCCGACGCGGACTGGCTGGCCTCGCTGTCCCCGGCGCTGCTCGCGAAGCTGGCGTCGCTGGTGGGCGACGCGCGTCCGCCCGAGCCGGTGCCCGCCGCCCGCGTGCGCGCGGACATGCTGGACGCGCTGCTGCTGCTGGCGGTGCAGACGGCCGGACTGGGCACGGCCGAGGACGTGAGGGACCGCAGCCCGGAGACGTCCTTCCGGGGCTCGCCCTTCCTGCGGCTGCGCCTGGTCTGCGACGCGGTGCTCGCGCGCGACGCGGCGCAGGACACGCTGAAGGACCTCTCCACCTGCGTGGCGGACTGCCGGCAGGTGGTGTCCAGCGTGTCGCGCCACCTGGAGGAGGCGGGCGTCAGCGTGGACCTGGTGTACCGGCTGGAGCGCATCCGCCGGAGCCTGGAGCGCATGGAGGCCATCGCCCGGGTGCTGGGCGCGCCGCGCGGCGAGCCCCGCTGGCGCGAGGCGATGACGCTGCTGGTGGACCTGCTGCGGCGGGCGCACGCGGACCGCTCCGTCATGGAGCTGGCGAAGCGCAACGTGCGGATGCTGGCGCGAAAAATCATCGAGCGCGCCGGCCACTCCGGCGAGCACTACATCACCAGCACCCGCACCGAGTTCCACGCCATGGTGCACTCGGCGGCGGGCGGCGGGCTGGTGACGGCCGTGGCGGTGGCGATGAAGCTCGTCCTCTCCGGACTGGCGCTGGCCCCCTTCTTCCTCGCGCTGGGCACCGGCCTCAACTACGCCCTGGGCTTCGTCCTCATCCAGGTTCTGGGCTTCACGCTCGCCACCAAGCAGCCGTCGGTGACGGCGGCCACGCTGGCGGGCGCGGTGGGCGAGGGCGCGCGGGGCGAGCGACTGGCGAGTCTGGTGGAGCTCATCCCCCGCATCACCCGCTCACAGCTGGCGGCCTTCGCGGGCAACCTCGGCGTCGTGGCCCCCGCGGCGCTGGCGCTGGCCCTGGTGTACCAGGGGGTGACGGGCCACACCTTCCTCACGCCCGCGAAGGCCCACGCCATGGTGGCCTCGATGCACCCGTGGAAGAGCGGCACGCTCGTCTTCGCGGCCCTCACCGGCGTGCTGCTGTGGCTGAGCAGCGTGGCGGGCGGGTGGCTGGAGAACTTCGTGGTGTACCGGCGGCTGCCGGAGGCGCTCGCGCACCACCGCGTGCTGCGCCGGCTGCTGGGAGAGGCCGGAGCGAGCCGGCTGGCCTCCGGGTTCCAGCACGCCGCCTCCGGTCTGGGCGGCAACGTGACGCTGGGCTTCCTCCTGGCCCTGGTGCCCGTGGTCGGGAAGTTCTTTGGCGTGACGCTGGACGTGCGCCACGTCACCTTCGTGCTCGGCTCGCTGGCCCTGGCCGGTGGGACGCTGGGCGCGGGCGCGGTGCTCCAGCCGGACTTCCTCGCCGCGCTGGCGGGCATGGCGCTCACCGGCCTGCTCAACTTCACCGTCTCCTTCTCGCTGGCCCTGGGCGTGGCCCTGCGCGCGAGAGACGTGCCCACCCGCGAGGCCCTGCCCTTCCTGCGCGCGGTGGCCGCCCACCTCGTGAAGGCCCCCCGCTCCTTCCTCCTGCCGCCCCGGGACACCGCCCCCGACGTGCTCCGGGTGTCCGCGCCGCCTTCGCCCTGA
- the metK gene encoding methionine adenosyltransferase, with amino-acid sequence MPTDYLFTSESVTEGHPDKIADQISDGVLDAIIAKDPQARVAVETLVKTGLAIVAGEVTTNCYVDIPRIVRSTICRIGYTDSSMGYDGNTCGVMVAIEGQSQDIARGVDNKKDQGAGDQGMMFGFACDETPELMPAPLHYAHALTRRLADVRRKQHDWIRPDGKSQVTVQYVDGRPVRIDAVVVSTQHAEEVSNKKIQEAIREDVIAKALPKKLIDNKTKFFINPTGRFVVGGPMGDSGVTGRKIIVDTYGGMGRHGGGAFSGKDPSKVDRSAAYMGRHIAKNVVAAGLAKRCEVQVSYAIGVAEPVSVMVETFGTATVPEERIAKAVRQVFGLRPREITEYLDLLRPIYQKTAAYGHFGRSEKEFTWERTDKKDALRDAVGSSRLKAV; translated from the coding sequence ATGCCTACCGACTATTTGTTCACGTCCGAATCCGTCACCGAAGGCCACCCGGACAAGATCGCTGATCAGATCTCCGACGGTGTGCTGGATGCCATCATCGCCAAGGATCCGCAGGCGCGCGTCGCCGTGGAGACCCTCGTCAAGACGGGCCTCGCCATCGTCGCGGGCGAGGTGACGACGAACTGTTACGTGGACATCCCGCGCATCGTTCGCAGCACCATCTGCCGCATCGGCTACACCGATAGCTCCATGGGCTACGACGGCAACACCTGCGGCGTCATGGTGGCCATCGAGGGCCAGAGCCAGGACATCGCCCGCGGCGTGGACAACAAGAAGGACCAGGGCGCCGGCGACCAGGGCATGATGTTCGGCTTCGCGTGCGACGAGACGCCGGAGCTGATGCCCGCGCCGCTGCACTACGCCCACGCGCTCACCCGCCGCCTGGCGGACGTGCGCCGCAAGCAGCACGACTGGATCCGCCCGGACGGCAAGAGCCAGGTGACGGTGCAGTACGTGGACGGCCGCCCGGTGCGCATCGACGCGGTGGTGGTGTCCACGCAGCACGCCGAGGAGGTCTCCAACAAGAAGATCCAGGAGGCCATCCGCGAGGACGTCATCGCGAAGGCGCTGCCCAAGAAGCTCATCGACAACAAGACCAAGTTCTTCATCAACCCCACGGGCCGCTTCGTGGTGGGTGGCCCCATGGGCGACTCGGGCGTGACGGGCCGGAAGATCATCGTCGACACCTACGGCGGCATGGGCCGTCACGGTGGCGGCGCGTTCAGCGGCAAGGACCCGTCCAAGGTGGACCGCTCGGCCGCGTACATGGGCCGTCACATCGCGAAGAACGTGGTGGCCGCGGGCCTGGCGAAGCGCTGCGAGGTGCAGGTGTCCTACGCCATCGGCGTGGCCGAGCCGGTCAGCGTCATGGTGGAGACCTTCGGCACCGCCACGGTTCCCGAGGAGCGCATCGCCAAGGCCGTGCGTCAGGTGTTCGGCCTGCGTCCGCGCGAAATCACCGAGTACCTGGACCTGCTGCGGCCCATCTACCAGAAGACCGCCGCGTACGGGCACTTCGGCCGCTCCGAGAAGGAGTTCACCTGGGAGCGCACCGACAAGAAGGACGCCCTGCGTGACGCCGTCGGTTCGAGCCGCCTGAAGGCGGTCTGA
- the ptsP gene encoding phosphoenolpyruvate--protein phosphotransferase, with amino-acid sequence MSSQATPTLRLLGIGASPGVAVGHAFILDRKRIRTPKLRLAEAEVEPERMRMKTAIDLSDRQLAELKDQITRTEGSDHALILEAHRLMLHDPMLVDEVNRLIIDDRINAEWAVRRVARKIKHLFDNIPDEYFRERRSDVDYVADRIIRNLMGQVVDEEVEVPAEAIVVAHDLSPADAALMARSGRVAGFVTDLGGQTSHTAIVARARETPAVVGAGRASEQISPGDLVAMDGIRGVILVNPSDEQLAVFREDQRRYQETERLALTTKDLPAVSTDSYRIRLYGNMEFLEEIPSLLAHGAEGIGLYRTEFMFLDRKTAPTEEEHYRAYRQVLEAMGGRPVTIRTLDLGGDKVPGKTKHEKEPNPAMGLRAIRYCLSNRELFRTQLRALLRASVHGNLRLMFPLICGVSELREARSELEACRTALGRAGVPVGKRFPVGIMVETPSAAMIADRLAQEADFFSIGTNDLIQYSLAIDRQNREVAYLYRPLHLSVLRLLRTIIDAGKAANIPVSMCGEMAGDPLYTLVLLALGFDELSMTSGQIPVVKRFIRRVSRGDAVELLKGAMELTTAEEIERYVRTEMDRRFAEVMEPPSHPGEPEPAEHQPTDRTTG; translated from the coding sequence GTGAGCAGCCAGGCCACCCCCACCCTGAGGTTGTTGGGCATCGGCGCCTCTCCCGGCGTGGCGGTGGGCCACGCCTTCATCCTGGACCGCAAGCGCATCCGCACCCCCAAGCTCCGGCTGGCCGAGGCCGAGGTCGAGCCCGAGCGGATGCGGATGAAGACGGCGATTGATTTGTCCGACCGCCAGCTCGCCGAGCTCAAGGACCAGATTACGCGCACCGAGGGCAGCGACCACGCCCTCATCCTCGAAGCCCACCGGCTGATGCTCCACGACCCGATGCTCGTGGACGAGGTCAACCGGCTCATCATCGACGACCGCATCAACGCCGAGTGGGCCGTGCGGCGGGTGGCGCGTAAAATCAAGCACCTCTTCGACAACATCCCCGACGAGTACTTCCGCGAGCGCCGCTCGGACGTGGACTACGTCGCCGACCGCATCATCCGCAACCTGATGGGCCAGGTGGTGGACGAGGAGGTGGAGGTTCCGGCCGAGGCCATCGTCGTCGCGCACGACTTGTCCCCCGCGGACGCGGCGCTGATGGCGCGCAGCGGACGGGTGGCGGGCTTCGTCACGGACCTGGGCGGCCAGACGAGCCACACGGCGATTGTCGCGCGGGCGCGCGAGACGCCCGCGGTGGTGGGCGCCGGCCGGGCCAGCGAGCAGATTTCGCCGGGCGACCTGGTGGCCATGGACGGCATCCGGGGCGTCATCCTCGTCAACCCGTCCGACGAGCAGCTTGCCGTCTTCCGCGAGGACCAGCGCCGCTACCAGGAGACCGAGCGGCTGGCGCTGACGACGAAGGACCTGCCGGCGGTGAGCACGGACAGCTACCGCATCCGGCTCTACGGCAACATGGAGTTCCTGGAGGAAATCCCCTCCCTGCTGGCGCACGGCGCGGAGGGCATTGGCCTGTACCGCACCGAGTTCATGTTCCTGGACCGGAAGACGGCGCCGACGGAGGAGGAGCACTACCGCGCCTACCGGCAGGTGCTGGAGGCCATGGGCGGGCGCCCCGTCACCATCCGCACGCTGGATTTGGGCGGCGACAAGGTGCCGGGCAAGACGAAGCACGAGAAGGAGCCCAACCCGGCCATGGGCCTGCGGGCCATCCGCTACTGCCTGTCCAACCGGGAGCTGTTCCGCACGCAATTGCGCGCCCTGTTGCGCGCCAGCGTGCACGGCAACCTGCGGCTGATGTTCCCGCTCATCTGCGGCGTGAGCGAATTGCGCGAGGCGCGCAGCGAGCTGGAGGCGTGCCGCACGGCGCTGGGCCGCGCGGGCGTGCCCGTGGGCAAGCGCTTCCCGGTGGGCATCATGGTGGAGACGCCGAGCGCGGCGATGATTGCCGACCGCCTGGCGCAGGAGGCGGACTTCTTCTCCATCGGGACGAACGACCTCATCCAGTACTCGCTGGCCATCGACCGCCAGAACCGCGAGGTGGCCTACCTCTACCGGCCCCTGCACCTGTCCGTGCTGCGGCTCCTGAGGACCATCATCGACGCGGGCAAGGCGGCGAACATCCCGGTGTCCATGTGCGGCGAGATGGCGGGAGACCCGCTGTACACGCTCGTGCTGTTGGCGCTCGGCTTCGACGAGCTGTCGATGACGTCGGGGCAGATTCCGGTGGTGAAGCGCTTCATCCGCCGGGTGAGCCGCGGGGACGCCGTGGAGTTGCTGAAGGGCGCCATGGAGCTGACCACCGCGGAGGAAATCGAGCGCTACGTGCGCACGGAGATGGACCGCCGCTTCGCGGAGGTCATGGAGCCGCCCTCCCACCCCGGCGAGCCCGAGCCCGCCGAGCACCAGCCCACGGACCGCACCACGGGCTGA
- a CDS encoding efflux RND transporter permease subunit has protein sequence MSGARNPNSHSRFALAFAGLLVRRPGAVLLVLLALLGLSAWGTSKLRINSNQLDLISQDLQEVKDVKQVIDMVGGSGFLMLALRSSDEAAMKSTADDLAKMLEADKENVRNVSYKLPVEFIQQNMVLFVKTEDLVEGKRRIMAFLRDKLKRSNPFFIDLGASKPVELDMQDLVDKYSSVGKKSIRDDYNISTDKKMVLMLIKPMWDTTEIGKTKAYLDKLQLQLDAYSAQPGKVKLVEDYDKESFKRDGSKDGKGATTIAYGFTGSYKTTVDDSFAIEDSLQPVTVIALVAIFLITIVFFRKLAPTFIVVSGTVMGTIYTLGFTYATVGELNMITSILGGILMGFGIDYGIHFIFRTRLELGAGKTYDVAIRDAFVNAGRPAAVAAVVTGGSFFVLMVSEFRGFSQFGFLAGCGTLILGLTLFVWSASLLALAGRINPDLPRKLIGIMKPPPNTSTTTGKELRIPKPGLVLAVSSLAVALICAAAVPWAGLDAEAPKGVKLGFLERLKYGVGFNYNTRALIPDGMSSVVLQDEINERFNISSDPMAIYTKDLDQAEGVYRELTQHPEKYPSIDQVVSIFTFVPPAKTAEANAKVLEEWKAELAQLESEGFSTAALPPEMQDKAEFFKKVLDAKPFDVHGVPANYTAQFKNLPTAQPENQGYLTFIYSGVDLLDGKKMMQFADETRSIRATYSPGLLDKDAWDAPGPTAEKEFRAAGATQLYAKLASIVLWDGKVTVVLTALWILLMHFLDFRNAKLALASVIPLGVGVAMMLGIMSLTDLRLNFMNIIILPILLGFGVSHGLYLLHRFLEGTSPLVALRSVGAAVASSTLTAVAGFAALLAAAHNGLRSMGLVACIGLITTLVVSFTVLAAVMQLMHDRRQREAGAASGTGGTSGGDASSETKAA, from the coding sequence ATGAGCGGCGCCCGAAACCCGAACTCCCACTCTCGCTTCGCCCTCGCCTTCGCCGGCCTGCTGGTTCGCCGGCCCGGGGCAGTCCTCCTGGTCCTGCTGGCCCTCCTGGGCCTGTCCGCCTGGGGCACGTCGAAGCTGCGCATCAACTCCAACCAGCTCGACCTCATCTCCCAGGACCTGCAGGAGGTGAAGGACGTCAAGCAGGTCATCGACATGGTGGGCGGCAGCGGCTTCCTGATGCTCGCCCTGCGCTCCTCGGACGAGGCCGCCATGAAGAGCACCGCGGATGACCTCGCGAAGATGCTCGAGGCGGACAAGGAGAACGTCCGCAACGTCTCCTACAAGCTGCCCGTCGAGTTCATCCAGCAGAACATGGTCCTCTTCGTGAAGACGGAGGACCTGGTCGAGGGCAAGCGCCGCATCATGGCGTTCCTGCGCGACAAGCTGAAGCGCAGCAACCCGTTCTTCATCGACCTGGGCGCCTCCAAGCCCGTCGAGCTGGACATGCAGGACCTCGTCGACAAGTACTCCTCCGTCGGCAAGAAGAGCATCCGCGACGACTACAACATCTCCACCGACAAGAAGATGGTGCTGATGCTCATCAAGCCGATGTGGGACACCACGGAGATCGGCAAGACGAAGGCGTATCTCGACAAGCTCCAGCTCCAGCTGGACGCGTACTCCGCCCAGCCCGGCAAGGTGAAGCTGGTCGAGGACTACGACAAGGAGTCCTTCAAGCGCGACGGCTCGAAGGACGGCAAGGGCGCGACCACCATCGCCTACGGCTTCACCGGCTCCTACAAGACGACGGTGGACGACTCGTTCGCGATTGAAGATTCGCTCCAGCCGGTGACGGTCATCGCGCTGGTGGCCATCTTCCTCATCACCATCGTCTTCTTCCGGAAGCTGGCGCCCACGTTCATCGTGGTGAGCGGCACGGTGATGGGGACGATTTATACGCTCGGCTTCACCTACGCGACGGTGGGTGAGCTGAACATGATTACCTCCATCCTGGGCGGCATCCTGATGGGGTTCGGCATCGACTACGGCATCCACTTCATCTTCCGCACCCGGCTGGAGCTGGGCGCGGGCAAGACGTACGACGTGGCCATCCGCGACGCCTTCGTCAACGCGGGCCGCCCCGCGGCGGTGGCCGCGGTGGTGACGGGTGGCTCGTTCTTCGTGCTGATGGTCAGCGAGTTCCGGGGCTTCAGCCAGTTCGGCTTCCTGGCCGGCTGCGGCACGCTCATCCTCGGACTCACCCTGTTCGTGTGGAGCGCTTCGCTGCTGGCGCTGGCGGGCCGCATCAACCCGGACCTGCCGCGGAAGCTCATCGGCATCATGAAGCCGCCGCCCAACACCTCCACCACCACCGGCAAGGAGCTGCGCATCCCGAAGCCGGGCCTGGTGCTGGCCGTCAGCTCGCTCGCGGTGGCCCTCATCTGCGCCGCGGCGGTGCCCTGGGCGGGCCTGGACGCGGAGGCGCCCAAGGGCGTGAAGCTCGGCTTCCTCGAGCGCCTCAAGTACGGCGTGGGCTTCAACTACAACACCCGCGCGCTCATCCCGGACGGCATGTCCTCCGTGGTGCTCCAGGACGAAATCAACGAGCGCTTCAACATCTCCAGCGACCCGATGGCCATCTACACCAAGGACCTGGACCAGGCCGAGGGGGTCTACCGGGAGCTGACGCAGCACCCGGAGAAGTACCCGTCCATCGACCAGGTGGTGAGCATCTTCACCTTCGTGCCGCCCGCGAAGACGGCCGAGGCCAACGCGAAGGTGCTCGAGGAGTGGAAGGCGGAGCTGGCGCAATTGGAGTCGGAGGGCTTCTCCACCGCCGCGCTGCCGCCGGAGATGCAGGACAAGGCCGAGTTCTTCAAGAAGGTGCTGGACGCGAAGCCCTTCGACGTCCACGGCGTGCCGGCCAACTACACCGCCCAGTTCAAGAACCTGCCCACCGCGCAGCCGGAGAACCAGGGCTACCTCACGTTCATCTACTCGGGCGTGGACCTGCTCGACGGCAAGAAGATGATGCAGTTCGCGGACGAGACGCGCTCCATCCGCGCCACGTACTCGCCGGGCCTGTTGGACAAGGACGCCTGGGACGCGCCAGGCCCCACCGCGGAGAAGGAGTTCCGCGCCGCGGGTGCCACGCAGCTCTACGCGAAGCTGGCGAGCATCGTGCTCTGGGACGGCAAGGTCACCGTGGTGCTCACCGCGCTGTGGATTCTGCTGATGCACTTCCTGGACTTCCGCAACGCGAAGCTGGCGCTGGCGTCGGTGATTCCGCTCGGCGTGGGCGTGGCGATGATGCTGGGCATCATGTCGCTGACGGACCTGCGCCTGAACTTCATGAACATCATCATCCTGCCCATCCTGCTGGGCTTCGGCGTGAGTCACGGCCTCTACCTGCTGCACCGCTTCCTGGAGGGCACCTCGCCCCTGGTGGCGCTGCGCAGCGTGGGCGCGGCGGTGGCGTCCTCCACGCTGACGGCGGTGGCGGGCTTCGCGGCGCTGCTGGCCGCCGCCCACAACGGCCTGCGGTCCATGGGCCTGGTGGCGTGCATCGGCCTCATCACCACGCTGGTGGTGTCCTTCACGGTGCTGGCCGCGGTGATGCAGCTCATGCATGACCGCCGGCAGCGCGAGGCCGGCGCGGCGTCCGGAACGGGCGGAACGTCCGGCGGCGACGCGAGCAGCGAGACGAAGGCGGCCTGA
- a CDS encoding PTS system mannose/fructose/sorbose family transporter subunit IID, producing MSASEWPLPPWVLLRVFLRSLFLQASWNPKGMQNLGLAYSVYPALAHLYPDGAAREEAVRRHLVFFNTHPYVAAAIVGGVVNHEVRIARGEETPDKVVAFKAALMGPLAALGDGFFWLSLKPAVGAVSAAMVPLLGVWAVPLFLVLYNLVHVLLRVRLYWLGLSLGDRLVEAVARANLPSRGAKLRAVAATSAGGLAAWLSVSFGTNAGGARAPFLAAGCLALGVASYVLVSRRVPNYVVLYLAAGLACAAGAFL from the coding sequence GTGAGCGCGTCCGAATGGCCCCTGCCGCCGTGGGTGCTGCTGCGCGTCTTCCTGCGCTCGCTCTTCCTCCAGGCGTCGTGGAACCCCAAGGGCATGCAGAACCTGGGGCTGGCCTACTCCGTCTACCCCGCCCTGGCGCACCTGTACCCGGACGGCGCCGCGCGCGAGGAGGCGGTGCGCCGCCACCTCGTCTTCTTCAACACCCACCCCTATGTGGCCGCGGCGATTGTGGGCGGGGTCGTCAACCACGAGGTGCGCATCGCCCGGGGGGAGGAGACGCCGGACAAGGTCGTGGCCTTCAAGGCCGCGCTGATGGGGCCGCTGGCGGCGCTGGGGGACGGCTTCTTCTGGCTGTCCCTCAAGCCGGCGGTGGGGGCGGTGAGCGCGGCCATGGTGCCGCTGCTGGGCGTGTGGGCGGTGCCCCTCTTCCTGGTGCTCTACAATCTGGTGCACGTGCTCCTGCGCGTGCGGCTGTACTGGCTGGGCCTGTCCCTGGGAGACAGGCTGGTGGAGGCGGTGGCCCGGGCCAACCTCCCGTCACGGGGGGCGAAGCTGCGGGCGGTGGCGGCGACGAGCGCTGGCGGCCTGGCCGCCTGGCTGTCGGTGTCCTTCGGTACCAACGCGGGAGGGGCCCGTGCGCCCTTCCTGGCGGCCGGGTGTCTGGCCCTGGGGGTGGCGTCCTACGTGCTGGTCAGCCGTCGGGTGCCGAACTACGTGGTGCTCTACCTTGCCGCGGGGCTGGCCTGCGCGGCGGGGGCATTCCTTTAA